The segment CTTTTCCGCACTGGCAGCGCTGGTACTGGGCAACCTGGTGGGGGGCGTGTTCATGGCCCTGCACTCGGCCCAGGGGCCACAACTCGGCGTGCCCCAGATGGTGCAGACCCGCGGCCAGTTCGGCTCCTTCGGCTCCCTGCTGGTGGTGGCCCTCGTCGTCGTGATGTACCTCGGCTTCTTCGCCTCGAACCTGGTGCTGGGTGGCCAGTCGCTGCACGGTCGTTTCCCGGCCGTCAACACCAACGTCGGCATCCTTCTGGTGGGCTTCATCAGCCTGGTGGCGGCGTCGGTGGGCTATCGCCTGATCCACGCCTACACCCGCGTCATGACCTATCTTTCCGGCGCGGTATTGTTGCTTGCCTTCGTCTGGCTGGTGTTCGGCCACGGCCTGCCGGCGGACTTCCTTGAGCGCAATGAAACCTCCCTGGCCGGATTTCTCGGCACCCTGTCGGTGGCTGCGCTCTGGCAACTGGCTTATGCGCCCTACGTGTCCGACTACTCCCGTTACCTGCCGGAAGCCACGGGTTCGCGTAGCGCCTTCTGGTCCAGTTACTGGGGCTGCTGCCTGGGCTCGCTTCTGCCCATGCTGCTGGGGGTGATGGTGGCCCTGAGTATCGACGGCGATGACGTGGTGGGTGGCCTGATCGAGGCCACCGGCGGCCTCAGTGCCTTGCTGGTGGCGGTGCTCTCCATCGGCATCGCTGCTACCAACGCCATGAACCTGTACTGCGGTGCCCTGTCCACCATCACCGTGGGGCAGACCCTCGTGCCGTCCTGGTCGGCCGGGGCCGGTGCACGCATCCTCATCTCGCTGATCCTGTTCTCGGGCTCGCTGGCGTTGGCGCTGCTGGGGCAGGACGATTTCATGGTCAACTACACCAACTTCATTCTCCTCCTGCTGTACGTGCTGGTGCCCTGGAGCGCCATCAACCTGGTGGACTACTACCTGGTGGCCCACGGCCGCTACGACCTGCCGTCGTTCTTCCGTCGTGATGGTGGCCTTTACGGTCGCTGCAATTGGACGGCGGTCAACTGCTACGTGCTCGGCATCATCGTGCAGATCCCCTTCATGTCCACCGCCCTCTATACCGGCCCGGTGGCACGCGCCATGGACGGTGCCGATATTTCCTGGATCGTTGGCCTGGGTGTGATCTCGCCGGTTTACTACCTGGCCTGCCGCCTCGGTGGCCGGACCCGTGCCCTGGCCCAGACCGCTCAAGGAGGTGCCTGATGACCCGTCGTAGCGGATTTTTCTTCGACGAGCGCTGTTTCTGGCACGCTGCCGGGCTGCATAGCCTGGTGCTGCCGGTGGGGGGGTGGCTGCAGCCGCCAAGCGGTTCCGGCCATGCCGAATCGCCGGAGACCAAGCGCCGGCTGAAAAGCCTGATGGACGTGTCCGGACTGAGTGACCGACTGGTGCTATCCAGCGCGCCGATGGCAGCCAAGGAGGACCTGCTGCGGGTCCATCCGGCCCAGTACCTGGAGCGCTTCAAGGCCATGAGTGACGCTGGCCACGGTGAGCTGGGCGAGGAGGCTGCCGTCGGGCCGGGTACCTATGAAATTGCCCGGCAGTCGGCAGGGCTGGCCATTGCCGCCGTAGATGCCGTACTGCGTGGCGAGCTGGACAACGCCTATGCCCTGTCGCGCCCGCCGGGCCACCACTGCCTGGCGGATCGCGGCATGGGGTTCTGCTACCTGGCGAACATTGCTGTCGCCGTGGAAACCGCCAAGGCCCGCCACGGTGTCGGCCGGGTGGCCGTACTGGACTGGGATGTACACCACGGCAACGGAACCCAATCGATCTTCTACGGCCGCGACGATGTGCTGACCCTGTCGATCCACCAGGACAACTGCTTCCCTGTCGGTCAGGGCGCAGTGGCGGAGCGGGGCACCGGCACCGGGCTTGGATACAACCTCAACCTGCCGTTGTTCCCGGGCAGCGGCGACGACGCCTACCGCTACGCCATGGAGCGAGTCATCGTGCCGGCGCTGGAGCGTTTCGAACCGGAGCTGATAGTGGTCGCCTGCGGCTTCGACGCCAACGGCGTGGACCCGCTGGCGCGGATGCTGCTGCACAGCGAATCGTTCCGCGCGATGACGGCCATTTTGCGGGAGGCGGCCGACCGGCTCTGTGGCGGGCGGCTGGTGCTGGTTCACGAAGGGGGCTATGCGGAGGCCTACGTACCGTTCTGCGGCCATGCGGTAATCGAAGAGTTGGCCGGGGTGCGGACGGCAGTCGAAGACCCCTTCCTGCCGATGCTGGAAGGGCAGCAGCCCAATGCCGAGTTCCGTGCATTCCAGCGCCAGGCGATCGACCGGATGGCGGCAGTGCTGCTGAACTGAAAGCACATCGCGGTGGTAATCACCGCGCGGAAGTCGGGGCTGTTTCCAGCCCCACTACGGACTGCCGGCGACCAGGGCCGGCGGTCCGACACCACAGCTGCTAGGCAGTTTTACGGCGCTCGGGATTGCTGCCCGCGCGCCGTTTTTTATTGCCCGCATTCTTTGTGCGACCAACTTCCTGTAGGGGCGAACTCATTCGCCAAGCAGGCCGAAGGTCTGCCCCCCCCGGGGTTGCTTCGCAACCCTTGCCGATTGAAATCGCCCCCACAGCAAATCAGCACCATAGGGACCTGACGACGAATGGTTGGTGAAGATATATTGCACTCGTAATATTACGAGTGTAATTTAAGCCCATCGCTTGGAACCCCAAGCCCTTTCCCTGGAGACAGAACCATGAGCGAACAGAAGCACCAAGGCGTTGCCCTGATCACTGGCGCATCCACCGGCATCGGCGCCACCTATGCCAAGCGCCTGGCCGAACGGGGCCATGACCTGCTGCTGGTCGCCCGTGACCAGAACCGCCTGGAGGCCCTGGCCGCCCAGCTGCGCGAGCAGGCGGGCGTGAAGGTGGAAGTGCTGAAGGCCGACCTGACCGACCGGGCCGACCTGACCCGCGTGGCCCAGCGCCTGCGCAGCGACGCCGCCATCAGCGTGCTGGTGAACAACGCCGGTGTGGCCATCAGCGGCAGCTTGCTGGACACCGACCTGGACCGCTTCGACGCGATGATCCAGCTCAACGTGGTGGCCGTGACCCACCTGGCCGCCGCCGCTGCCGCCAACTTCGTCGCCCAGGGGCGCGGCACCATCATCAACATCGCCTCGGTGCTGGCGCTGGCACCGGAAATGTTCAACGGCACTTACAGCGGTACCAAGGCCTTCGTGTTGAACCTCAGCCAGTCGCTGAATGCGGAAGTGAAGGACAAGGGTGTGCGCGTGCAGGTGGTACTGCCGGGCGCGACCCGTACCGAGATCTGGGAACGCTCGGGCACCGGCATCGAGAACATCCCGCAGGAAATCCTCATGGACGTGGGCGAAATGGTGGACGCCGCGCTGGCCGGCCTGGACCAGGGCGAGCTGGTGACCATTCCCTCGCTGCCGGAAAAAGAAGACTGGGACCGCTTCACCGCCGCGCGCTTCCACATGGCGCCGAACCTGTCGCGCTCGTCGGCGGCGGATCGTTACAAGGCCTGATCGGTAACGTGAATGGAAAAGGCCGGGCAAATGCCCGGCCTTTTTGTTTCGCGTGGGTTCGCTCCCACAGGTCAGGCGAATACGAAGTACTTGCGCACCGTCTCCACCACTTCCCAGGTGCCCTTCATGCCCGGCTCGATCACGAACACATCGCCAGCCTTCAGGTGCTTGGGCGCTTCGCCTTCGGGCGTGATGATGCAGTAGCCATCCAGGAAGTGGCAGTACTCCCACTTCTCGTAGTTCACCTCGAACTTGCCGGGGGTGCAGATCCAGGTACCCATGATCTTGCTGCCGTCCTTCGACAGGTAGGCATTGAGGTTCACGGTGTGCGGATCGCCGCCGATGCGCTTCCACTTGGTGGCATCCAGCACGGGGGTGGGGCAGGTTTCGCGCAGAACGGTGATGAAGTCGGACATTTCAGCTCCAAACGATCTGATGAAAGGTCCGTCACCATAGGTCTAACGCTGTGCCGGGAGTTGTCTGGATTCGACCCCCAGGTGTCTGGGAACGCGCCGGCAAAGTTGGCAAAAGGGCGCTAACGTGAATCCAGGGGCCTATCCCGGTCCCAGGCGGCGGCCCTTGTCGGGTTGCCTCGGCAGTAGCCCGGTGGAGCGATGGTGCTTCACGAGGAGGTGCTCTCATGAACACCCAGTGGTTCAGGCACGACAACGGCGCTTCGGAAGGCAGCTTCGACAAGTGGTGGGATACCTACGGCGAGTGGTTCGATTCCCAGGACCAGCTCCTGAGTGGCGAAAGCGGCATCCAGCGCCTGCACGGCCCGGATGGCCAGGTGCTGTACAGCAAGCGGCAGATCAACCACTTCCACCGCGATCTGGTCCATCCCTTCGGCGAGCCCACCATCCTGCATGAGATGAAGGTGCTGCAGGCCCTGGCCCAACTGGGTATCCGTGTGCCCAAGGTGGTGTTCAGCGCCGCGCGCAAGACCGACACCGAATGGCAGGCGCTGCTGGTGACCGAGAGCCTCGATGGCTTCATCAGCCTCGAAGAGTGGTACGCCCAGCCGGAAGCCGCCGACCTGCGCCAGCAGATGATCCAGCAACTGGCCAACACCATCGGCCGCATGCACCGGGCAGGCTGGGAGCATGGCCGGCTGTACCCGAAGAACATCTTCGTCAAGGTCAGCGGCGAGCGGGACAGGAAGGTGGAGATCGCCTTGCTGGGCCTGGCCAAAAGCAACCACCGCCTGACGGCCTACAGTGCGTCCAAGCACGATTTCGAGCTGTTCAAGCAGCACCGCAAACCCATGCCCGATGAAGACTGGAAAGCCTTCGCCACGGCGTATCGGGATGTGATGGAGAGTGACTACGTGCCGTAGTCCGGCATTTCGCGAATGAATTCGCTCCCACAGCGGCGGCTCCTCTGGCCGTTTGGCGGAGGAATTCGCCTCCACAGGAGGGCACGGACAGTCAGGGCTTCTCCAACGCCTTCAACGCCCCTTCGTGCAGCGTAATCGCCAGCCCGCGCCGGGCGTTGGCTTTGGACAGCTGCTCGCCCTGGATACTGCCAGCTGCCAGCCAGTCGTTGTCTGGCGCGAACAGTTGTTGCACAAGCTGTTCGGCTTCGCCTGCACTCAGTTGTTCGTCGCACAGCAGGAGCGCGCTCACGGCAATGGTGGGCACTGGCGCCGTCTGGTTGGGATAGGTCGCGGCAGCCACCTGGGCGGCGAAGGTGCCGGGGCGGCTGGTTTCCAGTTGGCGGATGGCCAACTCCTCCAGCGGCAGCAGTCGCAGCTGCATGGCCTCGCTGGCGGCGCGAATGCTGTCGGCGGGAGCGCCTATTACCTGCAGGGTGGCATCCAGCTTGCCGTCACGGATGGCGGTCAGCGCCTGCTGCAGGTCCAGGCTGGTGGTTTCCGCGAGGTCCGCCGTGCCGATGCCATGGGCCGCCAGCACGGCGACAGCGGTATCCCGCGAGGCCGAGCCCGGCTGGCCGAGGTTGACCCGCTTGCCGCGCAGTCCCGCCAGGTCATGGATGGGGCTGTCGCCGCGCACCAGCACATGCACGGGCTCGGGATAGAGGCTGGCCAGGGCGCGCAGCCCGGTGTAGGGGCCGACCTCCGTGAAGGGGCCGCTGCCGCTCACCGCCAACTGCGCCATGTCGCTCTGGGACAGGGCCACCACCACGTCGCCCCGGCGCAGCATGCGCAGGTTGTCGAGGCCGCCTTCGGTGGTCAGCGGCGTCAGTTGCAGGCCCTTCGGCCGCATCAGGCTGGCCATGGCCTGGGCCAGTCGCGCGTACTGGCCGGCCGCCGGGCCACCCGCCAACGGATAACCCTCCTGCAGCCGGCTCAGGCGGCCCTGGATATTGTTCAGCGAGCGGCTCAACTCGTCGGCGATGATGGCGCGCTCCTTCGTCCCGGTGCCGCCCGGTGCGAGGTTCAGCGCGGTGCCGATGGCTGCCACCAGTTGTTCGCGGGTCTGGCCGACGCCGGGCTCTATGGTCTCGGGCGCTGGCGGCGCCTTGAAGCCCTGGGGTACGACGGCCACCCAGCCGCTGTCCGTCTCGCGGTAGATCAGGCTGCCGTGGGCGCTCAGCAGGTCGCCTTGCCGGTTGCCTTCATTGCGGATGCCGGACATCCCGCGTGGCCCGGCGCCGAGGGCGCTGATCAGGCTGGCGACGCCGGGGGAATCCCAGGAGCCGAAGTCCTGGTCACGCTCCACTTTCAGGGTGCTGTCGAAGTAGATCACCAGGCGTTTCTCGCCTTCCGGCGCGTTGGCGTCCCTGGCAGAACCGCGCCGCTTCAACTCGGCAAGGCTGAGCACGCTGCTGCCGAAGGCCTGCTTCAGGCGTTGCTGCACCTCGGTTTCCAGGGTCGCCTGGTCGGGGCCACGGGAGCAGGCGGTGACGGCCAGGGCGAGGAGGGCGATGAGGAGGGCACGCAGCATGGTCAACCTCCCATTCCCGGCAATGCGAGAAAGCCCGTGAGTACCAGTGCGTTGAGCAGGTCGATCAGGAAGGCGCCCACCAGGGGCGCGACGATGAAGGCCTCCGGCGCCGGGCCGTACTTGTGGGCGATGGCCTGCATATTGGCGACGGCGGTGGCCGTGGCGCCAATGGCGAAGCCGCAGAAGGCGGCCGATAGCACGGCGCTTTCGTAGTCGCGG is part of the Pseudomonas lalkuanensis genome and harbors:
- a CDS encoding lipopolysaccharide kinase InaA family protein produces the protein MNTQWFRHDNGASEGSFDKWWDTYGEWFDSQDQLLSGESGIQRLHGPDGQVLYSKRQINHFHRDLVHPFGEPTILHEMKVLQALAQLGIRVPKVVFSAARKTDTEWQALLVTESLDGFISLEEWYAQPEAADLRQQMIQQLANTIGRMHRAGWEHGRLYPKNIFVKVSGERDRKVEIALLGLAKSNHRLTAYSASKHDFELFKQHRKPMPDEDWKAFATAYRDVMESDYVP
- a CDS encoding cupin domain-containing protein, yielding MSDFITVLRETCPTPVLDATKWKRIGGDPHTVNLNAYLSKDGSKIMGTWICTPGKFEVNYEKWEYCHFLDGYCIITPEGEAPKHLKAGDVFVIEPGMKGTWEVVETVRKYFVFA
- a CDS encoding SDR family NAD(P)-dependent oxidoreductase, yielding MSEQKHQGVALITGASTGIGATYAKRLAERGHDLLLVARDQNRLEALAAQLREQAGVKVEVLKADLTDRADLTRVAQRLRSDAAISVLVNNAGVAISGSLLDTDLDRFDAMIQLNVVAVTHLAAAAAANFVAQGRGTIINIASVLALAPEMFNGTYSGTKAFVLNLSQSLNAEVKDKGVRVQVVLPGATRTEIWERSGTGIENIPQEILMDVGEMVDAALAGLDQGELVTIPSLPEKEDWDRFTAARFHMAPNLSRSSAADRYKA
- a CDS encoding TAXI family TRAP transporter solute-binding subunit, whose product is MLRALLIALLALAVTACSRGPDQATLETEVQQRLKQAFGSSVLSLAELKRRGSARDANAPEGEKRLVIYFDSTLKVERDQDFGSWDSPGVASLISALGAGPRGMSGIRNEGNRQGDLLSAHGSLIYRETDSGWVAVVPQGFKAPPAPETIEPGVGQTREQLVAAIGTALNLAPGGTGTKERAIIADELSRSLNNIQGRLSRLQEGYPLAGGPAAGQYARLAQAMASLMRPKGLQLTPLTTEGGLDNLRMLRRGDVVVALSQSDMAQLAVSGSGPFTEVGPYTGLRALASLYPEPVHVLVRGDSPIHDLAGLRGKRVNLGQPGSASRDTAVAVLAAHGIGTADLAETTSLDLQQALTAIRDGKLDATLQVIGAPADSIRAASEAMQLRLLPLEELAIRQLETSRPGTFAAQVAAATYPNQTAPVPTIAVSALLLCDEQLSAGEAEQLVQQLFAPDNDWLAAGSIQGEQLSKANARRGLAITLHEGALKALEKP
- a CDS encoding class II histone deacetylase, producing the protein MTRRSGFFFDERCFWHAAGLHSLVLPVGGWLQPPSGSGHAESPETKRRLKSLMDVSGLSDRLVLSSAPMAAKEDLLRVHPAQYLERFKAMSDAGHGELGEEAAVGPGTYEIARQSAGLAIAAVDAVLRGELDNAYALSRPPGHHCLADRGMGFCYLANIAVAVETAKARHGVGRVAVLDWDVHHGNGTQSIFYGRDDVLTLSIHQDNCFPVGQGAVAERGTGTGLGYNLNLPLFPGSGDDAYRYAMERVIVPALERFEPELIVVACGFDANGVDPLARMLLHSESFRAMTAILREAADRLCGGRLVLVHEGGYAEAYVPFCGHAVIEELAGVRTAVEDPFLPMLEGQQPNAEFRAFQRQAIDRMAAVLLN
- a CDS encoding purine-cytosine permease family protein, whose product is MHNNDNPQAPALELSTIQPISAEERHGRPRDLFTIWFGCNLILLTVITGALAVTVFKLPFFSALAALVLGNLVGGVFMALHSAQGPQLGVPQMVQTRGQFGSFGSLLVVALVVVMYLGFFASNLVLGGQSLHGRFPAVNTNVGILLVGFISLVAASVGYRLIHAYTRVMTYLSGAVLLLAFVWLVFGHGLPADFLERNETSLAGFLGTLSVAALWQLAYAPYVSDYSRYLPEATGSRSAFWSSYWGCCLGSLLPMLLGVMVALSIDGDDVVGGLIEATGGLSALLVAVLSIGIAATNAMNLYCGALSTITVGQTLVPSWSAGAGARILISLILFSGSLALALLGQDDFMVNYTNFILLLLYVLVPWSAINLVDYYLVAHGRYDLPSFFRRDGGLYGRCNWTAVNCYVLGIIVQIPFMSTALYTGPVARAMDGADISWIVGLGVISPVYYLACRLGGRTRALAQTAQGGA